Within Malus domestica chromosome 04, GDT2T_hap1, the genomic segment CGTGCGAACAGACACAGTATGTGCGGGATGCCAGTATGGTAAAGCACACCAATTGCCATATGAGGAATCGAAGTTCAAAGCAAAAGAACCATTAGAGTTAGTTCACTCTGATGTGTTCGGACCAGTTAAGCAACCGTCAATTGGTGGTATGCAGTACATGGTGACATTCATTGATGACTTCTCAAGGTATGTGTGGGTCTtctttgtaaaagaaaaatcTGACACATTCTCAAAGTTTAAAGAGTTCAGAGAGTCAGCCGAAGGAGAAGTAGGAAAGAAGATTCGTTGCCTGCGCACTGATAACGGAGGAGAATATAGCTCAAGTGAGTTCTCTCAATACCTAAGGGAATGCCGAATACGTCATCAGTACACTTGTGCCAACACAccgcaacaaaatggtgtagctgagagaaagaaccgaCATCTTGCAGAAGTTTGTCGAAGTATGCTACATGCAAAGAACGTACCGGGAAGGTTTTGGGCTGAAGCAATGAGGACTGCAGCCTTTGTGATCAACAGACTTCCTCAACCGAGGTTAGAATTTGTTTCACCCTTTGAGAAACTGTGGAACATGAAACCTACAGTTAGCTACTTTCGAGTATTTGGTTGTGtatgttatgtatttgttcCTAATCATTTACGAAGCAAGTTTGACAAGAAAGCTGTTAGATGTATCTTTGTGGGATACGACAGCCAAAGAAAGGGGTGGAAATGTTGTGATCCAACAAGTGGAAGATGTTACACTTCACGAGATGTAGTGTTTGATAAAGCATCCTCTTGGTGGTCCTCAGAGAAGGAGGTGCTACCAGACTCCAGAGAATTTGGAGAAAAGCTGCAACAGAAGATGGGAAAGCATATTGTTCAACTCCAACCAAGTTCAGATGTATCAGGAGATCCAAACGGCGATGATGTCGAACAAAGAGTGACTCGGAATCCTTGGCAAGTTGGCATGTATCAACAACCAGACGAAGAAGGTGGGCCTAGTGAACTGGAAGAATCAACTCCACAATCTCAACTCCGAAGGTCAATAAGAACGCGGAGGCCAAATCCCAAATACGCTAATGCAGCcataattgaagaagcaacagagcCTCAGACGTTCGAAGAAGCATCGCAGAGTTCTGAGTGGATGACAGCTATGAAAGAAGAGATCAATGCACTTCAACAAAATCAGACTTGGGATCTCGTGCCAAAGCCAAGAGATGTGAAACCCATATCCTGCAAGTGGGTTTACAAGATAAAGCGCCGTCCAGATGGGTCAATCGAGAGGTACAAGGCACGATTGGTAGCTCGTGGTTTCTCTCAACAGTATGGACTAGACTATGATGAAACGTTTAGTCCAGTGGCGAAACTTACAACTGTACGAGTCCTACTTGCACTTGCAGCCAACAAAGACTGGAATCTGTGGCAGATGGATGTTaagaatgcttttcttcatggagaGCTGGATCGGGAGATCTACATGATCCAACCAATGGGATTTCAGAGCCAAGATCATCCTGAATATGTGTGTAAACTGCGGAAAGcactctacggattgaaacaagcACCCAGGGCGTGGTATGGTAAGATTGCTGAATTTCTAACACAAAGTGGTTATTCAGTAACACCTGCAGATTCCAGCTTGTTTGTCAAAgccaatgaaggaaagctagctATTGTGCTAGTGTATGTGGATGACTTAATCATAACCGGTGATGATGAGGCAGAAATTCTTCGGACGAAGGAGAATTTATCAGTCCGTTTCCAGATGAAGGAACTTGGACAACTCAAGCACTTCCTTGGTCTAGAGATTGATCGCACACAAGAAGGAATATTTCTCTGTCAGCAAAAATATTCCAAAGATTTATTGAAGAAGTTTGGAATGCTCGAATGCAAGCCGATTTTGACGCCGATGGAGCCAAATGTCAAAATGAGTGCATATGAAggaaaagatttggaagatgCGACGATGTATCGACAATTGGTAGGTAGTCTGATCTACTTAACCTTGACTCGACCTGACATTTCTTATGCAGTTGGTGTGATGAGTCGGTACATGCAAAATCCAAAGAAGCCTCATTTGGAAGCAGTTCGACGAATACTGAGATATGTGAAGAGTACAATTGACTATGGTCTTTTGTACAAGAAAGGTGAAGACTGCAAGTTAGTTGGTTACTGTGATGCTGACTATGCGGGAGATCATGACACCAGGAGATCAACAACTGGGTATGTGTTTAAGCTTGGTTCTGAAACCATCTCTTGGTGTAGCAAGAGACAACCGACGGTATCATTGTCAACCACTGAAGCTGAGTATCGAGCAGCAGCAATGGCAGCTCAAGAGAATGCATGGCTGGTACAGTTGATGAGTGATCTACATCAACCAGTAGATTATTCAGTACCATTGTACTGTGATAACCAATCGGCAATTCGCTTGGCAGAAAATCCAGTCTTTCATGCAAGAACTAAGCATGTGAAGGAACACTACCATTTCATTAGAGAGAAGGTCTTGCAAGAAGATATTGAGATGAGACAAATCAATACAGATGATCAAATTGCAGACTTGTTCACAAAAGGTTTGAGTACTGGCAAGTTTGAAAAGTTTCGTCGTCAACTCAGCATGGAGAAAAGAATGAGAGATGAcattgagggggagtgttaagaATCAATGTCAAgcccaaaaccataagtaatcCACAACCCAATCTAAAGTCCAAGTCCATATCTAGTTTGATGATGTAAGTGCTTACAATTGCAAAGTTAGGCAAAGTTAGGTTGtgtgtgaaaacaaataattaggtgcaattaatgtgttttgtgtggtagtaaataatcttagtttaattaagtagctttcatttggtttgctaTAAATACCCAAGTCCCCAAGCCTTGTAAATCAtccaaaggaaaaacaaagctaAGTGCTAAATAAGAAAAGTTTTGCTAATTAGTGTTTTTTGTGAGCTTTCTTTAAGAGTgtgctttattttcttcttcttggaatAATTAGAGTTATCTTGTATACTCTTTTTGTTCAACAAACGAAAGTTCAAAACATGAGCCAAAACCAATAACTTGACTCCTTCAAAACATGAGCAAATTGGTATCGATGTTTGTAGATCCCATAACAGAACTCTTCTTTTAAGAAAAAACACGACTGCTCATGTGCACACGCACATGAGCAGAAATAAAGAGTTAACATTAGACGATAGCCTTTCGAGAAGTATTATGGTACTTACTGCTGCAAGATTAAGGTCAAGCTCTTCCATAATTCCAGATTCAGCAGCTGCGTCTGCAAAGCATTTATAAAGTATACATGTTCAGATACCGCAGTTGGTTCAACTTTCAATTCTAATACTTCAACAAAAAGTCTGTGAtactattttatttcctaattttCTATTATTCTATTAATGATTATTCATGGtgtgatggcaagtgccttcgcccatgagcggtaggtctcgggttcgagacttgggagcagcctctccataaatgggggtaaggctagccgacattcacctctcccagaccctgcttaaagcgggagccttgtgcagtGGGTACGAAAGGATAAAGAACATGATACATAAGTCAAACAGAATGTATTTTCCTCAGAATCTTGTTCAATTTCCACAAAAATGATACAAAACTCAAACATGATGTTTCTTCTTTAATTTGTTTCTCGATCAAATTATTTTCTCGTTTCATTCATCATTCTTTGAATCTTCGTACTTgtacatttttcttctcttttgcttgtacctcctcataAACTTGTATAATTTCCACACAAAAAAAAGGCACCTATTTGTTATCAAAACATAAGCACTTTTACGCGAAACTTTTAACGGAAATCTTATGCGAATTGTATGCAATTGAAATCCTCACAAAAATTACCACACAAGAAAGAATCCCCATTCCACATCTGACCAACATTCTTCCAAGTTCTGCCCACCAAGCAACCTTTCTagaaataaagttcaaaacatGAGCCGAAACCAATAATTTGACTCCTTCGAATATAAAGAACAAgtaattaaagagaaaaggatgaaaaaccttagaaaaagcTATGGCAAGACATCCCAAAATGCAGAATATCTCGGATAACGCCATTGCCTGCTTCACCAAAAGAAACCTGAATTGAGCAAAAATTGAAGTGATTAGAACTTGGTTTGGAGTGACATGTTATCTCTTGAAATGAGCTAACCTAGTATAACATTTGAACTACTACGTACATATACGGAAAGCAGTAGGCAGAGGCTTTGAAAACGTAGTTTAATCTGACCAGAGAGAGGGGAGTGGTGATTTGAAACGCTTACCTTGTGTTTCAATTTTGAACAACTTCCGGACTACCCAACAAGGCACTTCTCTTGAAAGATGAAAAGCATGAATATATATACCCAACTGCGCTAGTTCATTGAGGCCTCTCCGCATGaatcaaatcatcactttaAGATCCCGACTCGGTCGAAACATCATTTAACAATGCCGGAGAATCTTCACGTCAGTGAACTAATCAAAAGAATATGTGTGGTGAGTATAGAAGAATAGAAAAGCGAGAGAAGGGAGATGAACAAACAATGAATATTTTGACTTACATCGTTTATGTGGGATGCGGGAAATCTTAGGCCATTCACGGCCGCTCTCCTCAGCGCATGCTTCCTTTAGATGGGGACATGCATCAATCTCTAGCACATGTAGCTTGGTGATCCGTTGCATAGCTTCCACTGTAGGAAAATACATGAGATTCTTGCACCTCTTAATACGCAGTTGGGTAAGAGATGTAAGGTCACCCAACCACTCCGGCAAAGACTCCACTCTGCCGAATGATCTTATCTCCAAAGACGTTAAAGTAGTGAAGTGTTGAATTTGATCAGGTAGAGACTTGAGCTTACGCCACCCTGAGATCGTTAAGCTTTGGATTTGTGACGATGGAACCTCAAAATCAGGAAAAGAGTCCAGCTTCCAGAACTTACCGATTGTCATCTCTTTCAAACCATGCAGAGAATGGAGGCCCCTCGGCAAATATTGTAATTTCAAACACTCGTATATTACCAAACATGAAAGAGACTGCAAGCTAGATACATCTTGATCTGCCATAGATTTTATTTTGTCGCAAAACTTGACCAAAAAATGGCTAAGAGATATGCATGATGATAGTTCACTAGGCAGACTTGTTATTGCATCACATTTTTCAATCTCCAAATAACGCAGGGATGTGAGGTTGTCTAAACTTGGAATAGCCCGTAGATTAGGGCAACCAGATATAACCAGGTGCTCAAGAGAGACGGGGTACTGTCGCCCTAAACGCTTCAGACTTTGACATTTGGAGATAAAGAATGAGCGAAGAGAAGTACAAGATTGTAGCCCACTCAGTATACTTGTGAATCCATTGCATTCTTCAATTCTCAGTTCACAGAGGGATGTGCAGCCGTATAAGGACAACTCCTCCAGTCCACTCTGAAGATTTGTTGACTCAAGAGAACATCTTTCAATAGCCAATTTGCGGAGGGTGGTCAGACTGTGTATTGAAATGCATCTTAGCTTTGGACAATCAACTATGCTCAACTCCTGCAGAGATGAATGGTATTCAACCAGGGACGGTGACCGTGAAATTGGAATGGATGTTAGATTAGGGCAACCCCTTATTAGCAACTTCTGGTTCTTTTCCAATATCCCTACTGGCAGAGAAGTAAGCTCCTGGAGATATTCTAATCTAAGGGAAGTGAGAGCGGTTAGTTGACTGCTTATATTTTCTATTGCCATGAAGTTGTCAACGTTATACACATCCAACTTTTGGAGAGATGGAAAGTGTCCTGGAGCAGTTCGCAGTTCCATGCAAGACACGAGAGTCAACTTCTCAAGGCAGGGAAACACTACTAGCTCCACTTTCTCATTTGTTGGCATCGCAACAACTGCTTCATTCCATTCAACTAGAACCGGACAATCAATCATTTGCAAGGTTTTCAATGCTGGAAACAAAATCACCCTCCTCACTGTCTCATTCCTTGTCGTCGTTGTAGCTCCACTACTAACAAAGTTATAACCATAAAACTCGGCTCCCACACATTTAAGCTTATGCATACTGTGGAACACAACATGTCTAAGATGTGGCAAATGACCGAGTGTTGGGACTTGTTCACATTCTCTGCAATCATATAACAAAACCTCTTGCAAATTTTGGGGCAACAGACCACTTATCATCCATGACGCAAATTTTGTACCCATGAAGTTCTCAATCCTTAAGATTTCTAACTTGGGGTGCAGTTGGAGACCTTCCAGTACATCATCGTCGTGTTCATTTCTTCCCCTGCCACAATTCCCCCATTCAAATGTCAACCCTCGTATGTATGCTTTCCCCactaaatttgatttttttgctTCCTCTTTGTCCCTCACATATTCCAAACATCTAAGTGTTAGATTTCCTTTCAATTGGTTTAAGCCACCTAGCTCATCAATTCCACGAGTTCTAGCCCTATCCAGAGTAAAGGAAGGTAGTCTCTGCAGTAGAGTGAAGCTTCTAATCCCAAATGGAATAACTTCCATATATTTATCGAAATAAACATGTCTCAAGTTTATCAAATTTTCTAGCTCCCTTGGAAATATTCGAAGTTGTTTTGTATCATACATTCTCAACGTCTGTAGGTTATAGAGCTTCCCAACAGACCTAGGAAGTGCTCGGAAATGTGTATTGGAAATGTCTAGATATCTCAGGTGTCTTAGCTCTCCAATTGAACTGGGCAACTCCAAAGCATAAGTTTTGGACAATTTTAACACACGTAAACCCTTAAATCTTGACAAGATGTTACCGGGGATTCcactgtgtgaaaatagagaggaCACTTTCTCAGCATTTTTTTCTAAACTTTTTGGTATTAGAGACGATATCTCTGTCTTGCTTTGAATTTTAAGTTTATCTTCCCCATCATATTTTGACACTAGTTCTGCGAGATCATGCACAAGATCATGCATCTTGCATCTGATAATAAAGCCATCGCCATCCTTTATAACATCTTGGAAAAATGAGTTTTCCAACAGACTATCAAAATATTCATTACCAATATCCTCCATCTCTAGATTAGCATGAGAGTGGAGCAATCCTTGAGCCATCCAGAGTTGAACTAAATCATCTCtttcaatttcaaaatcttTTTCCAACATTGAGCAACACGCAAAACATTGTTTCAAATATAGTGATTTCAAACTGTCAAAACTCAACTTCAAAATTGACATGATTCTATCCTCTCCTTCAGGTAATTCCCATATTTTACTTTCTTGAATTACTAACCATTCATTTGCACTATTTCTAGATCGCATCATGCTTCCCAAAACCTGTTGGTGCATAAGTTAAAATTTCTATATACATTTTAAAAAACATATATTTCACCCATGTAACAAGTTGAAGTGTTAACATATACAACAGTAAAGAAATCAATAGTTTAATCGAAGTTTGACCATATATCAATGCTGACCTTATTTTCCACTCCATTTATGTAATAGAACTTTTATCTAACATACTTGTCGCTAGTAACAATGCAGTAGAAGAATAATAGTATATTTTGGAGGGAGCGTTTGGATTCATTTTTCTTTAAGAAAAAACGTATTAAAAGCAATAAACAATGGGAGCAAATTGTTTCAATAAGTTGCAATCTAGAGCTAGTACTCTGCACTATGTGTATATTAACATCCACCAATTCCCAAATtcaaatttcatgtaaataagtgtcattTGTAAAATTTATGAGcaagaatttaaaaataaaaaacacaaaaaaactcaATCACAAGTGGCCGCCAccactttaaaaataaaaagtaccaAAAACTCAATCCCGAGTGGCCGCCACCACCCCCACCCACCCACCACCACATGTCATTGTGGCCCTTGTTAGCACAGTTGCCACCACCCAGCATCCTCACTGCCATTGCTACCACCACTACTAACACATTTCATAACTACTatcttttatttatatattaatcTCTATATACACACATTAAATTTCgtatttcaaatttcattgtacttttaggttaaccaaacaagaaagttcacaaattttaaaaaataaaattatgtcaTTTCTATCTCATTCATTTTGGAATTTCCTAATAAGCTTAAATTTTCTCATCCAAATACAGTGTTACTATaacaaataaaaagtaaaagatATAATATATTAGTGCATACCTTTGCCACCAATGGTACACCAGCACACTTTTCAGCAATCGCCCTTCCAATTCTCTCATGAATTGAAGCTGCTAAAGGAGCACATCCGTATGGAAAAGCTTCACCTTTTAATATGGACCAACAATCCTCTACTGATAAATTCACCAAGTCACACCTCGGAAGTGTTTCTGTGATTGATGCAACTTTGACACTGCGAGTAGTAACAATCATGACACTTCCATGAGCAGaattgagttttgacaaacaaCTCATCAAATTGCTCCATAACATATCATCTTCATTCCACACATCATCTAGTACGAGAATATATCTCTTCCCCATCAACTCTTTTTGGAGGTTTTGAAGCAATGCCTCCTGACTTGTTAGTCCAGTATTTGTTGAGTTAAGTAATTCCAAAATCCGTCTCAAAATTGAATTAACGTCGAAAGTGGTAGATACACACACCCAAATTTTGGTTTCAAAATGTTTGTCAATGTAACGGTTGTCATTGTATATTGATTTAGCCAAAGTTGTCTTTCCGAGCCCTGCCATTCCCACAATCACCATAACCGAAAGGTATTTTTCCTGATTGTTGGAGTCAATCAAGGTTGCGATTATACCAGACACAATCTCCTCCCTACCGAAGATCTTTTCATCATGATCAAAGCTTGAGACGGTTTCCCTGTTCCCCATGCCTTGTGGGGATAATGTAGAATCTATTCTTCTTGCAACTAAGCCAATGAAAGATGCCTCGCTCTTGAGATCCGCTAGAGTTGCATTGATGTTCTTTATTTTGTGTGCCATTTGTTGACGAAATAAGATAGGGTTTGAGCGTGAAAGGAAGTTGAGTACCTTTTTCTTGACTTGGTTTTGCAATTCTGCTTTGCTCCGGACATCTTCGTAATTGATTTCGTCGAAGACATTGTCAGCGTCACGAGCCACCTCTTCAAGTTTCTTCAACCAGTCTCTGACTGCCATGCCCCGATCCTGCTGTGGTTGGTTTGTGACATCGCCTAAGAACTCTTGAATCGCACGTATTGATTGACGAAACTTTGCTAGTTCTTTTCTGAATCCCCGGAAAAGACTGAATTCTTGAGCAGCAAGTAAAGCTAACTTGTTCAGTATTCCCTCCACAGGAAAAGTATGAACTTCGAACGCCTTAACAGCCTCCATACTTAGCGCGAAAAGGTATGAATGCAGAGATAGCTAAGGAAACAAGAAGAAATAGGATTGAAGAATTCGTCCTACTGCAGATTTGTAGATAAAAAATATGGTTTCATAACCAATTGGCAATTTGGTATTTAATTATAAGGAGTCCACCTACCCATCAAATTATTTCAAGCTCAACGCAAATTTTAAATTAGCAGTGGATTATAATTATTGGTAGCTTCTTCCATCAGTGCTGGCGAAATATGTATTCTCTATTCACATTAGTTGGAAACTTatgtttttaataattgaaGGAATCTGTACTGAGCGAGTAGTAGGTTTAAGAAAGTACCACTAAGCTTTCAAATCTAACAACTCCCATTGACCTTTCGATCTGCTCAATAATATTCATTAAACAAATTTCACAATACATAAAAAACGTGTATATGATGAACCCCTATTACTGAACTTCCATTTGCGTTTAACAATGCcaatttgcaatttttttttgttgaaaaaactaataaaaaggacTTTAAAGAtttacattttaataaaaatttatctacttactttatttaatgataaggataaaagaataaaaaaacataaaaaaacaccACATGCGCTAAGCGCGCGTAACCCCCACCCCCCCCCTCCTTCCCCCTTTCCACTCTTTTTTCTCCCCGTCGTTAGCAATCactgagagatttttttttattttttattttgcttagAATAAGAGAAAGACTTCAAATTTAATTACATTTCCCAAtttatttttgtggtgttgTTTCCTAATAATAGTCAAGATGACAAgggatttttcaatgtgctaGAACAtgggatggtacaccacgtatcTCTATACAAGTGGTGAGattcttgtgttaaaaaattaataacataaaaaataaaatatcttacCACTTACataataacacgtggtgtaccacttgtatTACGAGCAtaaggaaaaatttctccaagatGACACCCAAGCTAAAGAAATTGGATGGAGAGctacatttaattattgtaggtATGTAAAAAGTGTGAGGGACTtttaattgagtaattgaaaatagctttttaaatataattactgaggacataatcttctcaaggtttcataaatagtgtagtacgttaagtttcataaacaatgtagtaagtttcataaacaatgtagtaagtttcataaaaagTTTAgcaagtttcataaacaatgtaataagtttcataaacagtttagtaagtttcataaacagtttagtaagtttcataaatagtgtagtaccgttaagttttataaacaatgtaaaaagtttcataaatagtacgTATGAGGACGCGTTGGTCTAGTACGttagttttttgtttaaatattaaaattatgtattttgttgtaaacattcctagtttaagtatgattgtgtaaatcctagataagatttgattctagttatcctttcctattacaacttgtattacttggaggagaaggaatatcttctctccctttactactataaataaaggcacaatgtaggagggataacaacacacacattcccctacaattctacaaacacacatctctctcctctctctctctgtcgccggccctagtccctctgtca encodes:
- the LOC108172537 gene encoding putative disease resistance protein RGA3, translating into MEAVKAFEVHTFPVEGILNKLALLAAQEFSLFRGFRKELAKFRQSIRAIQEFLGDVTNQPQQDRGMAVRDWLKKLEEVARDADNVFDEINYEDVRSKAELQNQVKKKVLNFLSRSNPILFRQQMAHKIKNINATLADLKSEASFIGLVARRIDSTLSPQGMGNRETVSSFDHDEKIFGREEIVSGIIATLIDSNNQEKYLSVMVIVGMAGLGKTTLAKSIYNDNRYIDKHFETKIWVCVSTTFDVNSILRRILELLNSTNTGLTSQEALLQNLQKELMGKRYILVLDDVWNEDDMLWSNLMSCLSKLNSAHGSVMIVTTRSVKVASITETLPRCDLVNLSVEDCWSILKGEAFPYGCAPLAASIHERIGRAIAEKCAGVPLVAKVLGSMMRSRNSANEWLVIQESKIWELPEGEDRIMSILKLSFDSLKSLYLKQCFACCSMLEKDFEIERDDLVQLWMAQGLLHSHANLEMEDIGNEYFDSLLENSFFQDVIKDGDGFIIRCKMHDLVHDLAELVSKYDGEDKLKIQSKTEISSLIPKSLEKNAEKVSSLFSHSGIPGNILSRFKGLRVLKLSKTYALELPSSIGELRHLRYLDISNTHFRALPRSVGKLYNLQTLRMYDTKQLRIFPRELENLINLRHVYFDKYMEVIPFGIRSFTLLQRLPSFTLDRARTRGIDELGGLNQLKGNLTLRCLEYVRDKEEAKKSNLVGKAYIRGLTFEWGNCGRGRNEHDDDVLEGLQLHPKLEILRIENFMGTKFASWMISGLLPQNLQEVLLYDCRECEQVPTLGHLPHLRHVVFHSMHKLKCVGAEFYGYNFVSSGATTTTRNETVRRVILFPALKTLQMIDCPVLVEWNEAVVAMPTNEKVELVVFPCLEKLTLVSCMELRTAPGHFPSLQKLDVYNVDNFMAIENISSQLTALTSLRLEYLQELTSLPVGILEKNQKLLIRGCPNLTSIPISRSPSLVEYHSSLQELSIVDCPKLRCISIHSLTTLRKLAIERCSLESTNLQSGLEELSLYGCTSLCELRIEECNGFTSILSGLQSCTSLRSFFISKCQSLKRLGRQYPVSLEHLVISGCPNLRAIPSLDNLTSLRYLEIEKCDAITSLPSELSSCISLSHFLVKFCDKIKSMADQDVSSLQSLSCLVIYECLKLQYLPRGLHSLHGLKEMTIGKFWKLDSFPDFEVPSSQIQSLTISGWRKLKSLPDQIQHFTTLTSLEIRSFGRVESLPEWLGDLTSLTQLRIKRCKNLMYFPTVEAMQRITKLHVLEIDACPHLKEACAEESGREWPKISRIPHKRFH